A region of the Peredibacter starrii genome:
ATCACAGGCCATACTAAATCTCCTCTCAAATTCCTTTGATGCTATCAATTCTCTTGAGGATAAGTGGATCAGGATTGAATGTTTCGAAACTCAAACTGATGTACAAATCACTGTTACAGATTCCGGGAATGGCATCAATGAAGAAATTCGTGATAAAATTGTTTTGCCTTTTTTCACGACTAAAGAAGTTGGTAAAGGGACAGGACTGGGTTTATCAATTGTAAAAGGTATTGTTGAGCAACATGGGGGAAAATTAAGCTTGGATTCGGGTTGTCCTAATACCAAGTTCAACATTATGATACCAAAAAAAGCAAGGGCAGCGTGAAAGTACTCATATCGGATCCTGACAACACCTACATCATAAAGATTGAGGAGCTTCTCAAAAAAGAAGGTATCGACTTTGAATTGTGTCAGAGCGGTAAAGAATGTCAGCTTAAAGTATATAAAGGCGGAATAAAAGTTTTAATAATGGATCTTGAGACTGAAAACTACTCAGCATTGATGGTTCTGAAATTCATGCGACTCAATCATCCCACAGTGCAAGTTATCTTGACCGTCAAATCAAAAGAAACTTTAAAAGAACTGGAGCTAGATTCTGAAGGATTAAAAAAACTCGGAGTTTCACAAATCCTGGTAAAACCGTACACATGCGAAAAACTTTTAAATGCAGTACGTGGTGAACAACTGGACAGATGGAAAAACGTGACCCTTACCAACGGGTCTTCAGATGAAGAAGCAGTGATAAATGAAAAAGATGAAAATTTCACAAAGGTTTCGATTGAATCCTGCATGAGCGGGAATGTTACTATATTCGATCACTATCTTCGATTAGGTCCCGGAAGATACATTAAAATCCTCAGAAGAGGAGATCACTTTGATAATGAAAGAATTGAAAAGTACAAAACTGAAAAGAAGGTCGTATCCTTGTATTTCAAAACGGTTGAACGAGCAGTTTATGTAAACTTCATGAATGAACTTCTCAATAAAATGCTTACTAAAAAAAGCAGTAGCCCGAATCAATATTTTTCATCCATCAAAGCTGTATCTGAAGTTTATATTGACGAGATTTTCCTTACAGGTATCAGGCCTTCCCTTGTTGAAGAAGGTATGAAAATCTGTCAAAACATGTACAAATTAGTAAATTCAAATTTAGAAATATCTAATTTTTTAAGACAATATCAGAATGAAATCCCCTCAGAACAGAGCCATCAGTTTCTTGTATCATTCTTTTCAACGATTATTTGTAAAAACCTAGAATGGTCCAGCCAACGAACAGTGGAAATAATCGCTCTCGGCGGGCTTCTTCATGACATCGGGAAACTAAAGCTTCCAAAGGGAATGAGGGATAAAGAGGAAACAGACATACCGGAAAACCAAAGAGCAATCTTCAGAGAGCACCCGTTGCATGGTTATGAAATGTTAAGTAAATCCCCTTTCATCACCACCCCGGTTAAACAGATTGTCTATCAACACCATGAACTCGTAAACGGAACAGGATATCCCAACGGATTAACAGGAGCAAAAATCTATCCTCTAGCTAAAGTGGTTTCTCTGGCAGATGGATTTGTAAGACTTCTGACAAAAAATAAATGCACAACAATCGAAGGATT
Encoded here:
- a CDS encoding HD domain-containing phosphohydrolase codes for the protein MKVLISDPDNTYIIKIEELLKKEGIDFELCQSGKECQLKVYKGGIKVLIMDLETENYSALMVLKFMRLNHPTVQVILTVKSKETLKELELDSEGLKKLGVSQILVKPYTCEKLLNAVRGEQLDRWKNVTLTNGSSDEEAVINEKDENFTKVSIESCMSGNVTIFDHYLRLGPGRYIKILRRGDHFDNERIEKYKTEKKVVSLYFKTVERAVYVNFMNELLNKMLTKKSSSPNQYFSSIKAVSEVYIDEIFLTGIRPSLVEEGMKICQNMYKLVNSNLEISNFLRQYQNEIPSEQSHQFLVSFFSTIICKNLEWSSQRTVEIIALGGLLHDIGKLKLPKGMRDKEETDIPENQRAIFREHPLHGYEMLSKSPFITTPVKQIVYQHHELVNGTGYPNGLTGAKIYPLAKVVSLADGFVRLLTKNKCTTIEGLKIFIPDKNETTKYDPLILKSLVTGLLK